The following coding sequences are from one Leishmania major strain Friedlin complete genome, chromosome 36 window:
- the ILERS gene encoding putative isoleucyl-tRNA synthetase has protein sequence MAGEGQQQQQDPPAGQQGVPVKNYPDVLDFAKMEEEVLAMWHEKDCFRTSMQLSEGRQPFSFYDGPPFATGLPHYGHILAGTIKDMVTRFAYQTNHHVIRRFGWDCHGLPVEYEIDKMLGIKTSHDVAKLGIDKYNDECKKIVTRYVGEWRKTVERVGRWIDFDDDYKTMHLTYMESVWWVFSQLWEKKMVYRGFRVMPYSTACTTPLSNFEANSNYKEVSDLAVTVAFQARADPNTYFLAWTTTPWTLPSNLSLCVHPELDYVKVLDTKSKRHYWLAEARLGEVYPKRDSQKASKSKDGDNAAEAGAAPYTVVEKVKGAQLVGEKYVPLFPYFESSMSATAFRVISGTYVTTDAGTGIVHQAPAFGEDDYQACLDAGIFEKGGKFVCPVDENGMFTSEVTDFAGKYVKEADPEIIKALETKGHLFHKASIVHSYPFCWRSDTPLIYKAVESWFVNVEAFRDRLIECNDKTYWVPDFVKTRRFSNWLAEARDWNVSRNRYWGTPMPVWHSEDWEEVVCVSNAKQLEELSGVTGITDIHRQFVDNITIPSKRPGMPPLKRVPMVFDCWFESGSMPYAQEHFPFENQDKFKSLFPADFVSEGLDQTRGWFYTLLVLGVALFDVSPFRNVAVSGLVLAEDGKKMSKRLKNYPEPKVVIDTYGADALRMYMISSPVVRAEPLRFREAGVKGVVKDILLPLFNAAKFFISNTNYCIAAGGQVSLQVRSTNEMDRWILASCQSLLRYVKAEMRLYHLYNVVPGILRFVGDLSNWYVRMNRRRMKNATDSEDRSQALSTMLYLLFSVSRIVGHIAPFVAEMLYQQIKPLLPANERVDSVHYLMIPDEDASLDDPELERAMSRMMNIVDLVRVLRDQMVIPIKRPVRQVVIVHPDQQYIDDVRKVVGYIKDEVNAFEIVMSSGENYVETKLDANFEVLGKKYRKEMPAIRKGIQAMTQEEVTKFLNDKKGVVVGKELTIEDVKVLRQVKEGITDFQSNTDNNVVVLVDKRQDQELIDSWRAREFVNRVQQLRKKAKLVVTDEVDVYFEAEEADLTASILHSKDQINQTLRGVWTTMDQKPSDAELVAEEDNSISGVAVRLVLTKPKT, from the coding sequence ATGGCGGGCGAgggtcagcagcagcagcaagaccCCCCGGCGGGGCAGCAGGGCGTACCAGTGAAGAACTATCCCGATGTGCTCGACTTCGcgaagatggaggaggaagTGCTGGCGATGTGGCACGAGAAGGATTGCTTTCGCACTTCCATGCAGCTCTCCGAGGGTCGCCAGCCGTTCAGCTTCTACGACGGCCCACCGTTCGCGACTGGTCTGCCGCACTACGGCCACATCTTGGCAGGCACCATCAAGGACATGGTCACTCGCTTTGCCTACCAGACGAACCACCACGTCATCCGTCGCTTCGGCTGGGACTGCCACGGTCTGCCGGTGGAGTACGAGATCGACAAGATGCTCGGCATCAAGACGTCCCACGACGTGGCGAAGCTCGGCATTGACAAGTACAACGACGAGTGCAAGAAGATCGTCACCCGCTACGTTGGCGAGTGGAGGAAGACCGTCGAGCGCGTTGGCCGCTGGATCGACTTTGACGACGACTACAAGACGATGCACCTCACGTACATGGAGAGTGTCTGGTGGGTCTTCTCGCAGCTGTGGGAGAAGAAGATGGTGTACCGCGGCTTTCGCGTGATGCCGTACTCGACCGCCTGCACGACGCCGCTGAGCAACTTTGAGGCGAACTCCAACTACAAGGAGGTCAGCGACCTCGCCGTGACGGTCGCCTTCCAGGCCCGCGCCGACCCCAACACATACTTCCTGGCCTGGACCACCACGCCGTGGACGTTGCCGAGCAACCTCAGTTTGTGCGTGCACCCCGAGCTGGACTACGTGAAGGTGCTGGACACTAAGTCGAAGCGACACTACTGGCTCGCGGAGGCCCGCCTGGGGGAGGTGTACCCGAAGAGGGACAGCCAGAAGGCCTCCAAGTCAAAGGACGGCGACAACGCCGCGGAggccggtgccgcgccgtACACGGTCGTCGAGAAGGTCAAGGGCGCGCAGCTAGTGGGCGAGAAGTACGTGCCACTTTTCCCGTACTTTGAGTCGTCCATGAGCGCCACGGCCTTCCGCGTCATCTCTGGTACCTACGTGACGACAGACGCTGGTACAGGTATCGTGCACCAGGCCCCTGCCTTCGGTGAGGATGATTACCAGGCGTGCCTCGACGCCGGCATCTTCGAGAAGGGTGGCAAGTTCGTCTGTCCGGTCGACGAGAACGGCATGTTCACGAGCGAGGTGACGGATTTCGCCGGTAAGTACGTCAAGGAGGCGGATCCGGAGATTATCAAAGCGCTCGAGACGAAAGGGCACCTCTTTCACAAGGCTTCGATTGTGCACAGCTACCCCttctgctggcgcagcgacacacccCTCATCTACAAGGCTGTCGAGTCGTGGTTTGTCAACGTCGAGGCCTTCCGCGACCGCCTCATCGAATGCAATGACAAGACATACTGGGTGCCTGATTTTGTCAAGACCCGCCGCTTCTCCAACTGGCTCGCCGAGGCGCGCGACTGGAACGTGTCACGCAACCGCTACTGGGGTACGCCGATGCCGGTGTGGCACAGCGAGGACTGGGAAGAGGTTGTGTGCGTCAGCAACGCCAAGCAGCTCGAGGAGCTCTCCGGCGTCACCGGCATCACAGACATCCACCGCCAGTTCGTTGACAATATCACGATCCCAAGTAAGCGGCCTGGTATGCCGCCGCTGAAGCGTGTGCCGATGGTGTTCGACTGCTGGTTCGAGTCCGGCTCGATGCCGTACGCCCAGGAACACTTCCCATTCGAGAACCAGGACAAGTTCAAGAGCCTGTTTCCGGCCGACTTTGTGTCGGAGGGCTTGGACCAGACGCGCGGCTGGTTCTACACCCTTCTCGTGCTCGGTGTTGCCCTCTTCGACGTCTCCCCTTTCCGCAACGTCGCCGTCAGCGGGCTCGTGCTCGCCGAGGACGGTAAGAAGATGAGCAAGCGCCTCAAGAACTACCCTGAGCCGAAGGTAGTGATCGACACGTACGGCGCGGATGCCTTGCGCATGTACATGATTAGCTCCCCGGTTGTGCgcgccgagccgctgcgcttccGCGAGGCAGGTGTGAAGGGCGTGGTCAAGGACATCCTCCTGCCTCTGTTCAACGCCGCGAAGTTCTTCATCTCGAACACGAACTACTGCATTGCGGCCGGTGGTCAGGTGTCGCTGCAGGTTCGCAGCACAAACGAGATGGACCGCTGGATTCTCGCCTCGTGCCAGAGTCTGCTGCGCTACGTGAAGGCGGAGATGCGGCTGTACCACCTGTACAACGTCGTTCCCGGCATTCTGCGTTTCGTCGGTGACCTGTCCAACTGGTACGTGCGCATGAACCGCCGCCGCATGAAGAACGCCACGGACAGCGAGGACCGCTCGCAGGCGCTGTCGACGATGCTGTACCTCCTCTTCTCGGTGTCTCGCATTGTGGGCCACATTGCCCCCTTTGTGGCAGAAATGCTTTACCAGCAGATCAAACCCCTCCTCCCGGCGAATGAGCGCGTAGACTCCGTGCACTACCTCATGATCCCCGACGAGGACGCCTCCTTGGACGACCCGGAGCTGGAGCGTGCTATGTCCCGCATGATGAACATTGTGGACttggtgcgtgtgctgcgcgatcaGATGGTCATTCCAATCAAGCGGCCGGTGCGTCAGGTCGTCATTGTTCACCCGGACCAGCAGTACATCGACGACGTGCGCAAGGTGGTGGGCTACATCAAGGATGAGGTGAACGCGTTCGAGATTGTGATGTCGAGTGGCGAGAATTACGTGGAGACGAAGCTGGACGCGAACTTCGAGGTGCTTGGCAAGAAGTACCGCAAGGAGATGCCCGCGATCCGCAAGGGTATCCAGGCCATgacgcaggaggaggtgaccAAGTTCCTGAACGACAAGAagggcgtcgtcgtcggcaaGGAGCTGACCATCGAGGACgtgaaggtgctgcgccaggTAAAGGAGGGCATTACCGACTTCCAGAGCAACACTGACAACAACGTCGTTGTGCTGGTTGACAAGCGCCAGGATCAGGAGCTGATCGACTcgtggcgcgcgcgtgagtTCGTGAACCGCGTACAGCAGCTGCGTAAGAAGGCGAAGCTGGTGGTGACGGACGAAGTGGATGTGTACTttgaggcggaggaggcggatcTGACGGCGTCCATCCTCCACTCTAAGGACCAGATTAATCAGACATTGAGGGGCGTGTGGACGACAATGGACCAGAAGCCTAGCGACGCCGAGCTcgttgcggaggaggacaaCAGCATCTcgggggtggcggtgcgcctcGTCCTCACTAAGCCCAAGACTTAA
- a CDS encoding putative RNA helicase, whose amino-acid sequence MAGSSPDLPVTEAWASIVRMIRKNQAVIVVGETGSGKTTQIPQYVWDDILSKRPGAGIVGCTQPRRVAAVSIARHVARQRGGKVGGEVAYAVRFDDTCTSATRIKFLTDGILLREIQADPVLSKYGCIILDEAHERTLHGDVLFGLLKAIARQREDSLKIVVMSATLNAEHFSKFWWNAPIGVVHGRMFPVTIMHTVEPQADYVEAAISTILLIHHTEPPGDILCFLTGQEEVEDAKRILLERMKLLPNDVPDFSVLTLYAAMPYEQQLLVFEPNLNEQRKVILATNIAETSITVEGIRYVVDSGVVKAKYYNSKSGMEMLTEVDISRAQATQRTGRAGRVAAGKCYRLYTANAFENLSENTIPEIRRSSLLSVVLQMKSLHIHNILAFEFMDMPRPRAVAKAEETLMLLQALDKAGHITALGARLTDFPIEPMPAMVLLAAKALGVAREAVIVIAMSSTDNLFLTSREFKEAADRCRAAFAKSAGDHATLLSIYQAYCHSPRDQRKTWCESNAMSHRQMLKVEDVITQLQCILEEKSDSELLAKIIPASLRYLRAGAGGDLSTQLHKRPRGEIVDDTNDLLERYEELRHGGGGLSTGATERKGKLLDAELLRRALCFGYFLNAAFYNAKLGMYQTIVGQLPVYIHPSSVLFTHRKKPALVIFNSVVRTTKRYMKDVSVVQEEWLQDAAPDFLTAAS is encoded by the coding sequence ATGGCGGGCAGCAGCCCAGATCTCCCCGTGACCGAAGCATGGGCCTCCATTGTGCGCATGATCCGCAAGAACCAAGCCGTGATCGTCGTTGGCGAGACCGGATCGGGTAAGACGACGCAGATTCCGCAGTACGTTTGGGACGATATCCTGAGTAAGCGTCCGGGTGCTGGCATTGTAGggtgcacgcagccgcgccgtgtCGCGGCCGTCAGCATTGCACGGCACGTCGCTCGGCAACGCGGCGGAAAAGTCGGCGGCGAAGTGGCCTACGCTGTCCGCTTTGATGACacgtgcaccagcgccacacGCATCAAGTTTCTCACGGACGGTATTCTGCTGCGTGAGATTCAGGCTGACCCTGTGCTGTCCAAGTACGGCTGCATCATCCTCGACGAGGCCCACGAACGCACGTTGCATGGAGACGTGCTCTTTGGCCTGCTGAAGGCGATCGCGCGTCAGCGCGAGGACTCGCTGAAGATCGTGGTCATGTCCGCTACGCTGAACGCGGAGCACTTTTCGAAGTTTTGGTGGAACGCCCCAATCGGCGTCGTGCACGGCCGCATGTTTCCGGTGACCATCATGCACACGGTGGAGCCGCAGGCGGACTACGTCGAGGCAGCCATTAGCACCATCCTGCTGATCCACCACACGGAGCCGCCTGGCGATATTCTGTGTTTCCTGACGGGTCAGGAGGAAGTCGAGGACGCGAAGCGCATTCTGCTGGAGCGCATGAAGCTGCTACCCAACGACGTGCCGGACTTCTCAGTTCTGACCCTGTACGCCGCGATGCCGtacgagcagcagctgcttgtCTTTGAGCCAAACCTAAACGAGCAGCGCAAGGTGATCCTCGCCACCAACATCGCTGAGACATCCATCACGGTGGAGGGTATCCGCTACGTCGTGGACAGCGGCGTGGTGAAGGCGAAGTACTACAATAGCAAGTCCGGGATGGAGATGCTGACGGAGGTGGACATCAGCCGCGCGCAGGCCACGCAGCGCACGGGGCGCGCCGGCCGCGTGGCAGCCGGCAAGTGCTACCGCCTCTACACCGCCAACGCGTTTGAGAACCTGAGCGAGAACACAATTCCAGAAATACGCCGAAGTAGTCTGCTCAGCGTTGTGCTTCAAATGAAAAGCCTCCACATCCACAATATCCTCGCGTTCGAGTTCATGGACATGCCTCGCCCGCGCGCCGTcgcgaaggcggaggagacgctgATGCTTCTGCAAGCCCTCGACAAAGCAGGCCACATCACGGCCCTGGGCGCCCGCCTGACGGACTTTCCGATTGAACCGATGCCAGCGATGGTTCTCTTGGCCGCGAAGGCCCTCGGCGTCGCCCGTGAGGCTGTTATCGTCATTGCCATGTCCAGCACTGACAACCTCTTTCTCACCTCGCGCGAGTTCAAAGAGGCTGCtgaccgctgccgcgccgcctttGCCAAGTCCGCCGGCGATCACGCGACGCTCCTCAGCATCTACCAGGCGTACTGCCACTCCCCGCGCGACCAGCGCAAGACGTGGTGTGAGTCCAACGCCATGAGCCACCGGCAGATGCTGAAGGTCGAGGACGTCATTACTCAGCTGCAGTGCATTTTagaagagaagagcgacAGCGAGCTACTCGCCAAGATTATCCCCGCGTCTCTGCGGTACCTGCGAGCGGGCGCTGGTGGTGATTTGTCTACTCAGCTGCACAAGCGCCCCCGCGGCGAAATCGTCGATGACACCAACGATCTGCTGGAGCGCTATGAAGAGctgcggcacggcggcggtgggttGTCTACCGGGGCAACCGAGCGCAAGGGGAAACTGCTTGATGCAGAACTGCTGCGTCGTGCTCTCTGCTTCGGCTACTTCCTGAACGCCGCCTTCTACAACGCGAAACTCGGCATGTACCAGACCATCGTGGGGCAGCTGCCGGTGTACATCCACCCTTCCAGCGTCCTCTTTACCCACCGCAAGAAGCCTGCGCTGGTGATCTTTAACAGCGTCGTGCGCACCACGAAGCGGTACATGAAGGACGTGTCGGTGGTGCAGGAGGAGTGGCTGCAGGACGCCGCGCCAGACTTTCTGACGGCGGCCTCGTAG